Below is a genomic region from Penaeus vannamei isolate JL-2024 chromosome 18, ASM4276789v1, whole genome shotgun sequence.
ATTCCATGCCTCATTAAaccattttaaaaaataataataataaagaaaaaaaaaattaaaagagttCATCAAGAATGGAATTTTGTGAATCTGTTTGAAATGATGTACAAGAACTTGATTTTTTCTCATCCTGCGTCTGATTTTTGGCTGCTTCCTTTTCAAAAGTGTTATTGGTCTGGGATGCACTAGTTCTTGGGCTACTGACATTTTCATAtttagtctttctctttttgtcactCGCTGAGGTTGGATACAATTCTGCCTCAATGCTATTGTTGAAAAGATCATCCTGCAAATCAAAGGCTCGTTTTGATGCTGTTGATGTCTTTTCAGTCAATGTATTGCCGTTTCTTCCGTGTTTCTTTGGGGAAATGCTTCTAAGGTTTTCTTCATCAGTGTCCATGCCATCTGGGTCATCTACATCAGTGTCTGAGTTGTAGCATTCGCTATCACTGCTATTTGCTTTACTCGCCTTGGAAGGAGAATCATTTGCTCTATCTTTAGTGACCAGTGCTGTGTCATTTGCCTTtgctgaaaaagaaagaatttacaGTTTAGAGGTGAAGCAATTCTAGATCTTAGATTCATTATatttgtttacaaaaaaaaaaaaggaacaagaaaaaaaatgttttggttGTAAGTACAGTTCTATGCCTTGGTTGTAATCTATAATTACATTATAAAAACTTTAAAACATATTAAATAGATATGATACTGGTCTGCAGAAAtcttaaaaaaggagaagaaagaaaaaggaaatacaagaaaaagggaaaagaaagaaaaagcaaatgtgaaaaataggggaaaaggggaaaagccaaaaataaagaaaaaaaataaaaaaaaattgccataCAATAATGTCTtgcaaaggggaagggaggtgtaaTAATTTCAATTGCTACAAAATTATTGTGGATCATGTAGACTGCCTCCCTCGAGATTAGTTCACACTCCTTTACTACTGTTCCCTTACCTGCTGCTGATGACTGACTAGTAAGCTGACGCATCCTCAGTTTCTTCATATTGATAATGTTGGCACACTTTCCGTAAACTGCCTTTTCAAAGTCTTCCTTCATCTTCACACTTTTTGCTACTAAGTCTACAGCTTTTTTAACCTCTGAAAATTGAATCACAAGTGTTAATGAATAAATTCTTATGCTTTATTATGTtcatcatataaatatttgtatttcaCTTATCTCTCCAGTAAAGTAACAATTACGAGCATTTTTCCTAAAATTTATTTAACTGATCAATCTGAAAAATACactcataccattttctttaaCTATATCTGATAATACTACAGGGTTATGCTAACTGACAAGGTGACTGAAAACAAAATGCTATTTGAATATTCTGAAATTTGAGTGCTAAtgcagtatatatttttttatcactatacCTTCTTCTTTTGCTTGCAAGTCTGATGTCAATTTGTCAATGGTTTTAACATTAGCAGTCAAGTCTCCCATGACACCATTCATGATATTTTCTAAGGCATCATCATACTCCATCtgcaataaataaagtaataatgtctGTTAATTTAACAATAACCTTACTTCCCTTAGATTTgagatttattttattgttgatgCTGCACACAATGAGGGTACTAAGTTCTATAATTAGAGCCTTTTGGCAGAATGTCATTCTCAACTTCAcccatgcatgtatggatgtactgTCTACTGTGGTTTAGttttaataactttttaaaaCATAGATGGACCTAGAAGCATTAAGTCATTAAGAATTCTGCTACTaggaatcaaaaaaagaaaaaaaaatgaatgggtgAATGGGTAAACAAGTGAGATCATGTACGCCTAGGAATCAACTACTTGGTGATTAAGAAGCCGTGAAGCCATCtatgtctgaaaaaaaaaacagtcaacgGGAAATGTATCTAGACCATTGGTTAATTAATAACTGGTTAATAACTGTTACTTGTCCTATGGTGAACTttctaatcatatacatatataaatacagctATCCTTACAGTAAACATAACCATTACAGTGCAACCAGAATATATTGATATCAATGGATCAATCCCTtgcatatataaaaaaggcaaaaaacaaaGTATAACAATCATGACAGcaacaaatacaataattatcataattaaatcagtaataatgatgatgatctttacaattattttattcactatcataatgatttttttatccttatatGCTCACTTTccaatcataactataataatataacCTTCAATATCACTATaactgctaatatcattattaatctcatcATATCATTACTTCCACAATCAATCACAgtcattacagaaaaaaaattaccattattactaaaattagtCATAAACAATACATAAAAGTAAAATGAATCCAGAATTTCCCCACCTTTTCCAAGGTAAACTTTCCTCGCCTTCCATAAACTTTCTTCTCAGGAAAGTACTGCTTCCACACCAAGTGATCATCCTGAATCTCAAAGATATCTTCCTTGAGGTCCTTTCCATCAGAATCGCGAACTGATGACAAGTTCTCGACTGCCTGGCATGCAAGGGATAAGTATTCTTGTGGAGTTTTCTCAAGGTTGCGGCACCATCTTTGGACAGTATCACTCTCTGCGGTGATCTGAAATGAGGCAAAATCTGTAGATGAATTATGAATATTCCTACATAAACAAGGAATCTTGTTCCACACCTGTTGTTGCTCCAGAAGGTGGTCATGTATCTTCTGGCAACATTTAGCTCTCTGCCAACTTAATATCAAATAAAGAACTAATCCAGGTTACAAGGATTACTGCTAGATTTTTCTTGTGCTAGAGGTCATTAGAGGTATGGAAGCCATGGCATAATCCTAAATGACATGTCACTGTTATGGCAGCAATCATCACTTGACACTTCTGCCCCCAATTCCTgccaaggaaaacaaagaatcctccatgtattcacggcaggagagaacATCGGACAGACTTGGCAACGCTGCTCCCACATGGTAGTCATACACTCGCAACTGCcgtgaatacatggaggattctttgtcttcctaGGCAGGGGTATCGGATGGCGATTTTTAAAATCGTGAAATCGTTTTTCGTTTCAGGCTCTGAGACACTTGCGTGTCCAATAACTTCATTATTTTTGAGCTGCAGTTAAAGTCAATAGAAGATGAGTTCCTTGGAATCACTCGCCCCATTGTTTGCATATATTACTTTTCATCTAAACGAAGGCTGTATGAAACTGAAACTATCCCTGGAACAGGACCTGTACCATAATtcctatatatttggaaactagacagtgagaggaaGTCAACGATACCAAACCCATCTGTTATGCGGacctaataaaaaaatagaaaaataaaacaccaaatcGATACAACTCTATCCTAACACTCAACAAGGCCTACGTCAACGTGAGTACTGTCTCTAAAACGCCTTTATTGCCTTATTCACCTTCATGGAGTGGGCCGACCCCGCCTGCAGGAGCACCAGGAAAAGTTCCTCTTGAGAAGAACTCGAATACATGTACGACGTCTTCCCATTCTGCACGATTTTCCTCAGACCCATGGTGACCGTCAAGACTTCAACAGGTAACGGAGGGAATCGACTCTTGTCACATGAATTGCTGTCCTTACAAACACAATAAAATGAAAGAGGTTTGACACTGCACTGCCCCCGACCTGTCCGAACGTGTTACCCGGCAACCGATGATAACAGAAGTAGTGTCTCGTATTTATATCTTGAAATTAAACGGAATATTTTTTACGTGTCAAAGAAATTTCATTTCCAATAttgttatacatattttttccttctctttcctcatttcagAATTATCGGGAAGCAAGTGAGTTTCACTCGTTTTTTCATAATATTGTAGCTACACTCAATATATTCCAACaccaataatacaaataagaataaatcaaaataatcataatatcctcTACGAAAAAAAGTCAAATAACACGAAAAATAATTTTATCGTCGCGTTCCCACCAACGAAGCCAGAGGGATGAGAATCGGACGCTGGAGTCAGCGGAAAGTAAACAAACGTGGCCGAAGTTTCGTCCGCTCTTGGAGCTCATGTAAGAAAAGTTTTTTGCGCAATAACTCTTGAATGACAGTGTTATGCAAAGTAGGAGATTTATAAGTAATCATTGATTTCGtttgtattttattcttattctggTAAGAGTGTACCCTTTTTGAAATGGCGTTTGAATTGCA
It encodes:
- the LOC113803304 gene encoding uncharacterized protein; this translates as MGLRKIVQNGKTSYMYSSSSQEELFLVLLQAGSAHSMKITAESDTVQRWCRNLEKTPQEYLSLACQAVENLSSVRDSDGKDLKEDIFEIQDDHLVWKQYFPEKKVYGRRGKFTLEKMEYDDALENIMNGVMGDLTANVKTIDKLTSDLQAKEEEVKKAVDLVAKSVKMKEDFEKAVYGKCANIINMKKLRMRQLTSQSSAAAKANDTALVTKDRANDSPSKASKANSSDSECYNSDTDVDDPDGMDTDEENLRSISPKKHGRNGNTLTEKTSTASKRAFDLQDDLFNNSIEAELYPTSASDKKRKTKYENVSSPRTSASQTNNTFEKEAAKNQTQDEKKSSSCTSFQTDSQNSILDELF